A genomic window from Candidatus Edwardsbacteria bacterium includes:
- a CDS encoding radical SAM protein translates to MNPIAGQIPYRMFRAWGWPVMMPLNYTISVTTRCNYRCATCRIYQSNLPEMGLEDYRKLFLSMGRSAYWVTFSGGEPFLRDDFKDIVDLCCGSCHPRLVNIPTNGSLPDRTSAVARELAKRYPRINFIVNVSLDSAGEEQNSIRGSGDAWRNAVSTIEALKKAQPTNLLIGIGTVISKSNLEGFLERRKDLAQLGTGSLVAEVAENRAELLNLDLDITPSPGEYKPIADHLIREIDLNRKKGWAGIAQAFRRQYYGYVYRILKGESGLSCYAGFASVQIMPDGAVWGCCIRGDEMGRLPDQGYDFKKLWRSGQARQARKMIKARKCSCPLANASYTNMIFDLRTSLKVIRDLVF, encoded by the coding sequence ATCGCCGGACAGATTCCCTACCGGATGTTCCGGGCCTGGGGATGGCCGGTGATGATGCCGCTGAACTACACCATCAGCGTCACCACTCGGTGCAATTACCGCTGCGCCACCTGCCGAATATACCAGTCCAATCTTCCGGAGATGGGGTTGGAGGATTACCGGAAACTGTTCCTATCAATGGGCAGGTCAGCCTATTGGGTCACCTTCTCCGGCGGAGAGCCTTTTTTAAGAGATGATTTCAAAGATATCGTTGACCTGTGCTGCGGCAGCTGCCATCCCAGATTAGTAAACATCCCCACCAACGGAAGCCTGCCCGATAGAACCTCAGCGGTGGCCAGGGAGCTGGCCAAGCGATACCCCAGGATAAATTTCATCGTCAATGTTTCGCTGGATTCCGCCGGGGAGGAACAGAATAGCATCCGAGGCAGCGGGGATGCCTGGCGCAACGCCGTCTCCACCATCGAGGCCCTGAAGAAGGCCCAGCCGACCAATTTGCTGATCGGCATCGGCACGGTCATCTCCAAAAGCAATCTGGAGGGGTTTCTGGAACGGCGAAAAGATCTGGCCCAGCTGGGAACCGGCTCCCTGGTGGCCGAGGTGGCCGAAAACCGGGCGGAGTTATTGAACCTAGACCTGGACATCACCCCGTCCCCGGGAGAATATAAGCCGATAGCCGATCATCTGATCAGAGAGATCGACTTGAACCGGAAGAAGGGTTGGGCCGGGATCGCCCAGGCATTCCGCCGGCAGTACTACGGTTATGTGTACCGGATACTGAAGGGGGAAAGCGGCCTGTCCTGCTATGCCGGATTTGCCTCGGTCCAGATAATGCCGGACGGGGCGGTCTGGGGCTGCTGCATCAGGGGCGATGAAATGGGCCGGCTGCCCGATCAGGGTTACGATTTCAAAAAGCTGTGGCGTTCGGGCCAGGCCCGCCAGGCAAGGAAAATGATCAAGGCCAGGAAGTGCTCCTGCCCCCTGGCCAACGCATCATACACCAATATGATATTCGATCTCCGGACCTCCCTGAAGGTGATCCGGGACCTGGTATTTTAA